The window TCTCATATTCAAAATAAGTTCTGTGGGGGATTACGCTGATGATTTGAAGCTTAAAAAACTTACTCATGTGTCCTCCAACTTCTCCTTCAGGAAAACAGAAACTAAAAGGAAAAGAAGTACATATtccatatttttctgtttagtggTCTCTGgttttgcattcatttgacAGAATGCCAGTAGGTACTCATCGGTACAGCCAATCAAATGTTATAAAGTTACAACAGAGCAGATGGCCACAGCGAGCCAGACGGCAGCCACAGACTCTGAACAACAGCCCACATAAGCTCCAGTCTCCTTCTCATCTGACTTAACAAACACGAACACACGTCCTGCATGTTAGCTTGTCGAACCaccaaacacacattcactgggaAAACATCCACTGCGCTTTGCAGGCCAGTTTGCTGATTAGCTGCTCAGCTGCAACACATTAAACAGGCTGTTAACACACCTTCAAATGACCAGTAAGGTGTTGATGTGGTCCTTCATACCACCAGCAGCACACTGCCTGAACGCGACGTGTTCGCCGTGTGTCCGATTCCCTTCAGGGTAACACTGCTGCCAGTCCTACACAGACATCGATACGCCTCTCCAGCAGGCTGACATGAGAAGAAGCATTTCTGTTATTCCCCCAAAGACTCTCCTCCTtagttttaataatttaaacGCCCTGAAAACAATTTTTCTTCAGTCAGTTTCTTTCTGTGGGCAATGGAGTCCTACATGGATGTGCTATTTTAGAAGTGAAGAAATGGTAAAAATTTTCACACCTATTTTATTTATTCGATAGGTCTGTTTTGTGATGCTGGGATCTTAAAGAAGTTTACACAGATAAGGTTGTGGGGGTTTGTCCCGTCAAACGGTTTTGTGAAGATTAAACTGGATGCCACCTGAAACGCCGCAGTGCGTTTAAATCGCTGCTGCATGTCAAGGAGTTTTAAAGTCAGCTCAACGTCGTGTCCCGACCCACATTAATTCAGTTCCACACATCTAAACAGTGCAGGACCGTTCCAGTGCTGTAGTCATTTTGGTGTTTGTGACCGGAGATTCCACTTCTCAACAGTTTGTTCTTATGAATTGAGAAGCGAATTTGATTTGAGAGCAGCTAAGGACAGGAGGACATTCATCAAAAGCAGAACTGCATAACTGCATAACTGCATCAAAAATATACACAAGTTCCTTTGGGAATCAATACTTCATACATACTAAAAGTGACTGCAACATCACAAATGGGTTCTCATTAAGTAAATGGCCTCAGTTCAAGGTCTATATAGACCACAGAGACATAATGCAAAGTGCTTTTCAAAGTCAGGTGTACCTCAGGTTTCCAAATTAGCTATAGGCCTTCAGGATGAATTGTTTTTGAAAGGATGAAGTGTTTGTCGGTGTTGATGTAAAGTCCatgtaatgtgtgttttggctGGTCCACAGCTGGACAAAGCCAGATGTGCGTACCACAAAGTGAGCCGTAAGGAGCAGGCGGCCAGGGAGCGTGAGGCACACGCTCAGGGAAACCCGGACGTCGCCATcgacaaacagaagaagatccaggaggagagagagctggCTCAGCAGGAGGCCGAGAAGGTAAGCGACACGTTTCCTTGCATATAATCTGGAGCTGGACAGCACACCCAAAGACACGCCAACGTGCCGTGATGATTGGGTTTTGATGTGTTTATCTGGATGTTTGCAGGTTCGCGCCCGCTATGAGAAAGTCCTCGAGGAGGTGAACCGCTATGCTCCGCGCTACATGGAGGAGATGGAGTCCATCTTTGACCAATCACAGGACGAGGAGCGCAAGAGGATTGTCTTCCTCAAGCAGGCGTTTCTCTCCATCCACAAACACCTGGACGTCACCAACAACGACAGGTGAACCAGCCgctgtttaatgtgtgtgtgctttaacaGGCAGAgtagttttttttccaaaattcACCGTTTCCCCatccttttatttttagatgttaAAATCAATGACCTGACGTACTGTAGCCCTGATTAACTGCTGTTACACCACATGCGATACATGAGTGTTTCTCAGTGAGTCACTTCTGCTCTGACAAAGGAAATAATAGCTCATGAAAGCAACTTCATTACTTTTGGGAAACACTTTATTTACGCGCAAGCAGGTTATGTGCCATTTAGAAATTAAACTCAATTTTAGTTCTGGTAAAACCATCAGAGAAACACCAGCAGGTTAGACTGAAATGAACAGCATGTCATTAAATATACAGCAGACCTGGAAAGGAGTCAACCTCCTCCATTCCTGCATGTTGCGTTCGCTGCGACACGCTCACATTACGCTGCGTTTAAAGCCCTACGATcaccacattttaaaatagaaaataacgATGAAAAGTTTTAAAGTGACAGCAGACACGTGGAGCAGGTGTTCAGGTGACGTCTGTGTCTGACCAGTCAAAACGTTCCccataaaacagaaatattttctcagtTGGTATTCAGGGAAGTTGGATTGTTGCAGTTGAAATATtactggatttttttaaaaaagtaatagATAACTTCAAAAATGTATGGATCTAGCGTGAGGGCCGTGTACGATGAGCTCCACAACACACTGATGGCCATCGACGAGCAGGAGGACCTTCGCTGGTGGAAAAACACCCACGGGCCTGGCATGCCCACCGACTGGCCTCACTTCCAGGTGAGAACATCTCTGCTGCACAAATGAAGGTGAAGTTCAGGTGttcttgtttcagttttaatcaCTGTGTTCAAATGCTTTTGTTAGGAATGGACGCCCGAGAAGAAAGCcaaaaaagggaagaaagaggtAGAAAAGAAAGGATCAATAGAGAAGAGGTGAGCGAATTTATCCCCGTTTTTTACAGTCAACTGACGTTATTGAGCTGCTGATGTACGACTGATCAAACTTccatgtgtctctctgtgtcttcttcctgtctctctgtgtcttcttcctgtctctcctgtctctctgtgtgtcttcttcctgtctctccttgtCTTCTTTCTGTCGGTCTGCCTCTTGTTGTTCCTGCAGTGTGATGATTGGAGGGGTGAGAGTAAGAGCTCTGTATGATTACGTTGGCCAGGAGACAGACGAGCTGTCATTTAAAGCAGGTAAAAGCACATGCACCACCTTGTGTGGAGGATTAATCAGAAACAGCATGCAGATACGGATGTTACTGTGTGAAATTGTTGGGCTTTGGCACACTATTCATTTATCTGTTTCAATTGCTAATTTGTGTGGTTGGCTAAGTAACAAGTGagaaaacatttgagaaaacagGATTTAGTTGAtaggaaaaaacatttttcaatgtTGAAAAGACGTCTGATTCTCCGCCGCAGGTGAGGAGTTTTTGAAGATCGAGGACGAGGACGATCAGGGCTGGTGTCGGGGGATTAAGGACGACGGGTGGGAGGGCCTTTACCCAGCCAACTATGTGGAGGTGGTTTAGTTAATGTGTCTGAAATGACAAGGAAATATCTTGTTACATCACATGCTTCATTTCACAGCCTGGTGACTTCGTCTGAAACCGACGTTGTGAAGAACAGCGTCGTAGCTGTTAGCCAAAGAGCGGCTCTGTGATGGGAGTGTGATCACGTTTTGGCatacagagattttttttttttttttttaaaaaaacaaaactgtgtaaTCTCTTGAAGGATTTcaacaaatgttttaatatatacagtatgcataGACCACTTGTATTGAGGCCATATGATAAACGATGCTTTAATGTCAAAAGAAAAGGTGTAAAATGCTGCTCGTAAGGTACGCCATGTGACGAGCCGCTTGGTGCTGGAACTGCATTACAGGACTGCGATTTCCTTTGAgctctttttacttttactttttgcacCTCGACACATTGCTATAAAATTGATCACAAAGCCTCTCGACGTATGAAGAAAGTGACGCCAATACTGTGATTATAATCAGTCCGAAGCAGCTTGATAGATGTAGATGTTATGGCCTGCGTTTCTCTTCTGTTTATgtgctttaaaggaacagttctctctctctctatgtacATATATGTCTTAGGAATATGACTGTTGGCTGTTAAATCCACAATGACACGTGAAGATTGATATCAGTTTCATCTCAGTGGAGGGGAGGCAACACACATTCCTGAACTTTGATGCCatctgatttgtgttttgtttacttaaAGCAGCTATGATCAGTATTTTGTAACGACAGAGAAAATGTAACCAGATTCTGCATTTCCTAAAGAGATTTATGCAATATTTTGGCACATTGTTCTGGTTTTTTCTGAAGAgagctaatgttgctctgtaaaCTGCTGCCACGAACTCAAGTCaagttttagttattttagCACGAGAACATAACAGAAGttctttcagtgcagtttttaaTATAGAGCCAGCCCAGACTGTACTCTTTATAATGTTATTTACTGATGCTTTTTGACAAACTGGGCCCCAGTCTAAACACGTCCCAGATGTAAAGCTATTTCTGCACAGAATGCTCAGAGATCAAACTGAtatttctcctcctcatcagaTTCTCAGTTTGACGCCAAACATTCATATTCTTAACATGTTGCTGTTCCTTTAAGATAAGTGCTGGGGAACAAATagttttcctgtctgtctgaaataTCTAGCCATCTGTCGCTATACTGTGTGTATGACGCTTATCACGGAGAGGATCTCTGCCAAAGTAAGGAGAGAGCCTCCAGAAACTTCTTGGTTTGCCTCAGCCTCGTCGTTAGCCTTCTTCAGTATCTATGTACTtatcatgtaaaaatgaaaattttgctccaccaaaaacaaacaatctaAAAAACCCTCTTTTTTGCAGACTGCCTGTcttttagaaataaaatttgaaagTGTTACTCGGACAACATGAGTATTACTGAATTTAGTGCAGaaagaaattgtgtgtgtgtgtgtgagagagtttgTAAATCACCAGGCTGTCATCCTCTGGAGTCCTGCCTGAGGATGtgataacatgcacacacacacacacacacacactcaaacatggGTCACTCTTAAGCCTCGTGTCCTTGTCCAGGTCAAACGCTTCTCTTTGTCTTGATGACGCAGCCTGACAGCAACACATGGCCATCAGCCAAGCAAAGTGTCCCAAACCCCTGCTCGTGTCTGAGTCAACACACAGCGAGACGGGCAGTGATAAAGCCTGTTGTATTGTTACGCTCCAGCATGCAGTATGCAGGaatgtgtgtttccactggGGTAACGGAGATAATGATGTCACCCTGGAAGGAATTTCCTCACCTGATGACAGTTTTCGAGCTTGCGGCAGACGCCGACTGATCTGTGATCACAAAGACTCTTTCAGAGGAGCTGTGACGGCCTGCCctttgctaacatgctaacatatCTGACAAAGTGCTGGAGAACCTTGAAAAGATGAAGAACACAAAGTATACTGAGGACACATACTTTAAGACCAGCTTCTTGATCAGTTTCAGCCATACAAATATTCAGTTCCTTTTTTATCATAAATATTGCAGTAGTAAAATccatcattgttattattattagtagtagtagtgctATTTTTGTTACGCAGACAGCTGAGAATGAGGAAGAAAAGTTagtgtcaacaaaacaacaacagttaaAGTCAcagctttcaaataaaattaaataaaattgagAAGGACAATCACAGAACTTTGACTTTGCTAAACTGCGGGTGTTTATTTTACGTCCACCACCAGTCAGTTcatgtaaacagaaaaacagcagctgaggcctTCATGGATCGTATCTGGTGCTGCGGTGTTTCAGCTCAGCACACCCCGAGTGACAGTTGGAACGAACAGGCGGCTTCGGCCGTAACAATCCTTCAGGAAGAAGCTCGCCACTGAAGAAAGCCCTCATGACACCTGAAAACGCACTCCAGCCAGAGAAGTGGCACAAAGGCCACAGGCAGCGGCCGACTGGCAAGTGGGGGAAAGTCACTTTGTCATGAGTCATCCTTCATCTTGTTTTCAACAAGCGGAAGAGTACATTTATGGAGAAAGACAAAGCGAGCCCGTGACCTGAACACTTGTTTCCTGCAGTGAAGTGTTCTGCCAGCTCTGTTAGACTGTATTTTGTCTTGGCTTTGGTCCACCGAACCCTTAAAAGAAGCCAAAGGTTATTATTGAATACTCTGCCAGTCCTGCGAGAGATCAcactcatcttcatcatccgTTCCTGGTGGAAGTCGTTCAGGACGAAAGTGACCTTGGTTCATACCTCAGTTAATAACATTTATGTAAACAACACATGCTAGGAAACAAATGATGTGAAAGTAGTGAGAGCTCTCAGCGTTTTATTTGGCAGCTTTCACCTGTGGGCCACTTTAGACGGCACGCAGAGGCTCGTAATCAGCGGTGCAGAAATTTGATCTGCATCCAGGGCACAATgcctttttctgtcacattagAGGAAGAGCTGAAGGTTAGCAAGTTGTTTTTATGCTTCAGCTGTTTTACAAGGGAAACAATGAAAGGGTGAGAGCAACACTGGAAGAAATGTGACTACTGCGGTTTACATCTTGTACCCAACTTCTTTTAGCTTTGCTTTGCTAACATCCATTTGACTTTTCCCTCTTCCAATCACACAAATGGTCATTCCCTCAACAAACTCCCCTCCAAACTGTGCTCATCTGCATTCATTAGCTCAAGCTCATTTCATACTGTAGGTgcaatgtaaacacacagccaTTAGCAGATGCTTGTTTGTCAGAGCAATAATGAGTGGAAACAGCTCATTTGCATGCTAATAGCCTCATGATATTCAATTTGATGCCACTGAGCTGTCAAATACAAACCGCTCAGCGGTTTTTGCTCTTGATCTCAGTGAGGTCAACATGTGGACTCCCACCCTGAGACTCCCACGAGAGTTGAAATCCCTTCCCTTTATTTTCCATATATGCTTGCAGACACAAGTCATATCATTATTTGCGTTGCTCAATCATCAGCGGCTGAACTTGAGTCACGTTTTTTTGCATCCTAGCACAGACGGAAACCTGAAGCTTGATGTCATCCTGTtctccagcagagggcgctaAGAGATCAGCAGCTCAGCCCTCAGCAGGCCTGTCTTGAGGAGAAATAAGCACGCTGGGGTGGCAGCATAATGGGAAAACGTCTTTATTCCCTCATCTCTCATGTGGTGACAGGCAGAAC of the Scatophagus argus isolate fScaArg1 chromosome 16, fScaArg1.pri, whole genome shotgun sequence genome contains:
- the si:ch211-51c14.1 gene encoding protein kinase C and casein kinase substrate in neurons protein 3 isoform X2, producing the protein MSTLSSENSPEDVNNRSFWMPGNYQRTVKRTEDAFQACNDIVACFQERARVERQYAQQLSEWSNKWKPVVDSSPLYGSLLKAWQCFLSSADRLASLHASICRSLVSEDGDRVRTWQKDTFHKKLFGGFKESQDIETGFMRAQKPWAKRLKKLDKARCAYHKVSRKEQAAREREAHAQGNPDVAIDKQKKIQEERELAQQEAEKVRARYEKVLEEVNRYAPRYMEEMESIFDQSQDEERKRIVFLKQAFLSIHKHLDVTNNDSVRAVYDELHNTLMAIDEQEDLRWWKNTHGPGMPTDWPHFQEWTPEKKAKKGKKEVEKKGSIEKSVMIGGVRVRALYDYVGQETDELSFKAGEEFLKIEDEDDQGWCRGIKDDGWEGLYPANYVEVV
- the si:ch211-51c14.1 gene encoding protein kinase C and casein kinase substrate in neurons protein 3 isoform X1; the protein is MSTLSSENSPEDVNNRSFWMQPGNYQRTVKRTEDAFQACNDIVACFQERARVERQYAQQLSEWSNKWKPVVDSSPLYGSLLKAWQCFLSSADRLASLHASICRSLVSEDGDRVRTWQKDTFHKKLFGGFKESQDIETGFMRAQKPWAKRLKKLDKARCAYHKVSRKEQAAREREAHAQGNPDVAIDKQKKIQEERELAQQEAEKVRARYEKVLEEVNRYAPRYMEEMESIFDQSQDEERKRIVFLKQAFLSIHKHLDVTNNDSVRAVYDELHNTLMAIDEQEDLRWWKNTHGPGMPTDWPHFQEWTPEKKAKKGKKEVEKKGSIEKSVMIGGVRVRALYDYVGQETDELSFKAGEEFLKIEDEDDQGWCRGIKDDGWEGLYPANYVEVV